One Luteimonas sp. MC1825 DNA segment encodes these proteins:
- the recC gene encoding exodeoxyribonuclease V subunit gamma yields the protein MTQGTGDFRLYHSNALDVLAGLLAAELRTPAPGQGLLEPDTILIPQVAMRRWLQATLAEAHGVAANLEFLTPGEFVQRALDGNVPGRGDDLDAAALRWRIHAALADPAVLRERALQPMRAYLETAPDPLKAWSLAGELAQAFEKYKAWRREWLLAWEAGDAPRDPQAALWRRVAGGTDHRARRIDAYLSGFARADGPPPAGLPKRLFAFAILNVSPDVLRVIASQARVGTLHLYVPSPSRDYWGDLQRVRGGDPDAAAGENPLLRAWGAAGRDFMAVLGNYEVVHPDVEFRGDADPGEGGGALHGSLLRRLQSDLFHRRPSPPPVPTAEDARTRLPALRRDDPSLQVHACHTRLRELQVLHDQLRALFEDPRFDPPLEPREVAVLAPDIDPYLPYLDAVFGGRGRADAIPYAVADASPLAGEPLAEVFLRLLALPVARFGLVETLDLLASPPLAEAAALDAAAFARLHAWLHAAGARWGLDAAHRARLDAPADDAYTWAFALDRLLLGHASGSDAPITTTSGQVIAPMPELEGSALDALDTLVRLLRVLARHARVLDEALPPEGWRERLLRLLDALLSKPPSSPASRRALDRLRSLIDTFAADARRAGVDTPVSADVVRAHFAAALSEADTRAPLLTGGVSIGRMVPMRLLPFRAICLLGMDDGEFPRRDPAGGLDRLTADLASGQRRQGDRSTRDDDRFLFLQLFSAAQDVFYVSYQGADPRDGSAREPSVLVADLLAAADAQHAPEAKAGEALVVRHTLQPFAPAAFGSDEEPRRFSYHAQWWPAAAQPAQKRVPLPAWFGDGALTALGGGSGGVGDSGGGAIGSDGNAGGGTHRTTPPVGSEQEATLALDEMRRFLQAPAEVFLKQRLGLRLAEVEAIDEDVEPLLAPGRGFARQLLQKAVFDAVLRGDDDSTTHTLLRARGLLPSGPLGRRTLEDVRGQVDAYAAAFEAWRGAAAPDAPRVEVPFDGVVLPDSGGVPRRVKLQGRVADAYPHGIARIRFDPPAGQAAIRNGLDWLLASADGQGVPLVEFHDGGEHGVGPHVRAPLDPDEARDVLRMLIDLRTKGLRRPLPFAPYSGWELYRADSLERGLDLAAKRWHGSDRSWGEGTGEALRLALRGRDPFTDEATQVMFVDLAMAIYSAVVSGKVYGGTDLGALRDIAAKLDLEDAE from the coding sequence TCGATGCCGCCGCATTGCGCTGGCGCATCCATGCCGCGCTGGCGGATCCGGCGGTCCTGCGCGAACGCGCGCTGCAGCCCATGCGCGCGTATCTCGAGACCGCCCCCGACCCGCTGAAGGCCTGGTCCTTGGCCGGCGAGCTCGCGCAGGCGTTCGAGAAGTACAAGGCCTGGCGCCGCGAATGGCTGCTGGCATGGGAAGCCGGCGACGCGCCGCGCGATCCGCAGGCGGCGCTGTGGCGGCGCGTGGCGGGCGGCACCGACCACCGCGCGCGCCGCATTGACGCCTACCTGTCTGGCTTCGCGCGCGCCGATGGCCCGCCGCCGGCCGGCCTGCCGAAGCGGCTGTTCGCTTTCGCCATCCTCAACGTGTCGCCGGACGTGCTGCGCGTGATCGCCAGCCAGGCGCGCGTCGGCACGCTGCATCTGTATGTGCCTTCGCCCAGCCGCGACTACTGGGGCGACCTGCAGCGCGTGCGCGGCGGCGATCCGGACGCGGCCGCCGGCGAGAATCCACTGCTGCGCGCCTGGGGTGCGGCCGGGCGCGACTTCATGGCGGTGCTGGGCAATTACGAAGTGGTGCACCCGGACGTCGAGTTCCGCGGCGATGCCGATCCGGGCGAGGGCGGCGGCGCGCTGCACGGCAGCCTGCTGCGGCGCCTGCAGTCGGACCTGTTCCATCGCCGGCCGTCGCCGCCGCCGGTACCGACCGCCGAAGATGCACGCACCCGGCTGCCGGCGCTGCGCCGCGACGACCCCAGCCTGCAGGTGCACGCCTGCCACACCCGACTGCGCGAGCTGCAGGTGCTGCACGACCAGCTGCGCGCGCTGTTCGAGGATCCGCGCTTCGACCCGCCGCTGGAGCCGCGCGAGGTCGCGGTGCTGGCGCCGGACATCGATCCCTATCTGCCGTATCTGGACGCCGTGTTCGGCGGCCGAGGCCGCGCCGACGCCATTCCCTATGCGGTCGCCGACGCCAGCCCGCTCGCCGGCGAGCCGCTGGCGGAAGTGTTCCTGCGCCTGCTGGCGCTGCCGGTGGCACGCTTCGGCCTGGTGGAAACGCTGGACCTGCTGGCCAGCCCGCCGCTGGCCGAAGCCGCCGCGCTCGATGCCGCCGCCTTCGCGCGCCTGCACGCCTGGCTGCATGCCGCCGGCGCGCGCTGGGGCCTGGACGCCGCGCACCGCGCGCGCCTGGATGCGCCGGCGGACGACGCTTATACATGGGCGTTCGCCCTGGACCGCCTGCTGCTCGGGCACGCCAGCGGCAGCGACGCGCCCATCACCACCACCAGCGGCCAGGTGATCGCGCCGATGCCGGAGCTGGAAGGCAGCGCGCTGGACGCGCTCGACACCCTGGTGCGGCTGCTGCGCGTGCTGGCGCGCCATGCCCGCGTGCTGGATGAAGCGCTGCCGCCCGAGGGTTGGCGCGAGCGCCTGCTCCGGCTGCTGGATGCGCTGCTGTCAAAGCCTCCGTCGTCACCGGCGTCGCGTCGCGCGCTGGACCGTCTGCGCAGCCTGATCGATACCTTCGCCGCCGATGCGCGCCGCGCCGGTGTCGACACGCCGGTGTCTGCGGACGTGGTGCGCGCGCATTTCGCCGCCGCGCTGTCGGAAGCCGACACCCGTGCGCCGCTGCTCACCGGCGGCGTCAGCATCGGCCGCATGGTGCCGATGCGCCTGCTGCCGTTCCGCGCGATCTGCCTGCTGGGCATGGACGACGGCGAGTTCCCGCGCCGCGATCCCGCCGGCGGCCTCGACCGCCTCACCGCCGATCTCGCCAGCGGCCAGCGCCGCCAGGGCGATCGCTCCACGCGCGACGACGACCGCTTCCTGTTCCTGCAGCTGTTCAGCGCTGCGCAGGACGTGTTCTACGTGAGCTACCAGGGCGCGGACCCGCGCGACGGCAGCGCGCGCGAGCCGTCGGTGCTGGTGGCGGACCTGCTGGCGGCCGCCGATGCGCAGCACGCGCCGGAGGCGAAGGCGGGCGAGGCGCTGGTGGTGCGGCACACGCTGCAGCCGTTCGCGCCGGCCGCGTTCGGCAGCGACGAGGAGCCGCGTCGGTTCTCGTACCACGCGCAGTGGTGGCCGGCGGCGGCGCAGCCCGCGCAGAAGCGGGTGCCGTTGCCGGCGTGGTTTGGCGATGGGGCGCTGACGGCGCTGGGTGGTGGCAGCGGCGGCGTCGGCGATAGCGGCGGCGGCGCCATCGGCAGTGACGGAAACGCCGGCGGCGGCACGCATCGCACCACGCCGCCGGTTGGCAGCGAGCAGGAAGCCACGCTGGCGCTCGACGAGATGCGCCGTTTCCTGCAGGCGCCGGCCGAAGTGTTCCTGAAGCAGCGCCTCGGCCTGCGCCTGGCAGAGGTGGAAGCGATCGACGAGGACGTCGAGCCGCTGCTGGCGCCGGGCCGCGGCTTCGCGCGCCAGCTGCTGCAGAAGGCGGTGTTCGACGCCGTGCTGCGTGGTGACGACGACAGCACCACGCATACCCTGCTGCGTGCGCGCGGCCTGCTGCCGTCCGGGCCGCTGGGCCGGCGCACGCTGGAGGATGTGCGCGGGCAGGTGGATGCGTATGCGGCCGCCTTCGAAGCGTGGCGCGGCGCTGCGGCACCGGATGCGCCACGCGTCGAAGTCCCGTTCGATGGCGTGGTGCTGCCGGACAGCGGTGGCGTCCCGCGCCGCGTGAAGCTGCAGGGCCGCGTCGCCGATGCCTACCCGCACGGCATCGCACGTATCCGTTTCGATCCGCCCGCCGGGCAGGCTGCGATCCGCAACGGCCTCGACTGGCTGCTGGCGAGCGCGGACGGCCAAGGCGTGCCGCTGGTCGAATTCCACGACGGCGGCGAACACGGCGTCGGCCCGCACGTGCGCGCGCCGCTCGATCCCGACGAGGCGCGCGACGTGCTGCGCATGCTCATCGACCTGCGCACCAAGGGCCTGCGCCGGCCGCTGCCGTTCGCGCCCTACAGCGGCTGGGAGCTGTACCGCGCCGACAGCCTCGAGCGCGGCCTGGACCTCGCGGCCAAACGCTGGCACGGCAGTGACCGCAGCTGGGGCGAGGGCACCGGCGAAGCGCTGCGTCTTGCACTGCGCGGCCGCGACCCGTTCACCGACGAGGCCACGCAGGTCATGTTCGTGGACCTGGCGATGGCGATCTATTCCGCGGTGGTGTCCGGCAAGGTCTACGGCGGCACCGACCTCGGTGCGCTGCGCGACATCGCCGCCAAGCTCGACCTGGAGGACGCCGAATGA
- a CDS encoding exodeoxyribonuclease V subunit beta, whose translation MSADGDTKHVPARDPYLDLALDGVHAIEASAGTGKTFTLATLVVRLVVERGLRVGQVLAVTFTEAATQELRSRIRARLLLAEALVGATPAANASPEATLTHAVLDAHLARGTESADALRRRLHAAANDIDLAAIFTIHGFCARVLREHALEVGQAFDAPELLTSDTPLYEAIAADLWRSHGSTADAADDLLALWPGGPQALAADLAPLVREPLLRPALAELPDDPAPRLHATGEALAAAFRAHGDDFRAALVSAVEGKILHGGSYKLDWITALFDSLHHWCHAGERGAPFEHAKLPQLHRDTLLLRTSVKYVGHTPDSPICDAVPGYLEALTAVAEWKDARRVELLHRLRDDARLRVARAKQQQRVQTYDDLIDRVADAIDPTHDDGRQAEALTAKLRAQYAVALVDEFQDTDARQWRIFDRVFGAASGAPALYVIGDPKQAIYGFRGGDVETYLAARATAEEAPPLALNFRSRPSVLRAVSALYAQAQAASDADDKVPPPFIDGRIAFKQVEPGGVRTDADFQHHGATAPALTLWRAPPPEADAKGRLKPHSAGRSRELATQACVAAIHRVLTDARDGHASIEGRPVQPGDIAVLVRSHNEATRIRHALAMAGIPAVAAGKQSLFATPEARDLHALLLALLHGADDGRLRMALSTVLVGLDASAIAALDDDGEALRDWQLKALAWRDRLQRGGPLALVNDLCAEHAGRLLGLLDGERRLTNYLQLAELLQDAQARALGLHGLVDWLANAIADANANDESQLLRLESDARRVQVVTLHKSKGLEYPLVFMPFAAIGAPTRSPGQRVVVNGEGGRALHWKLLPSRSGWEDAEKAWRLAQRAEDARLLYVGLTRARHALWLASGMFSNHDKSPLLHMVAKPDALAAALGAAVAIDDSTPPATLPWLAPASTDAVPPARIATRPLASDWWVYSFTQLANAEGQGDASASATQPAPGGQDEPAADADADLASSADPATEADVFDPRFAGTRFGVVLHDVLEHTDFARWAAWTPGAPAPGADDAELIAKRLRAGGYPAEDIDDGINVLTPLIGHTLTVVLPEGVRLADVPTDRRRPEIEFQFALAPTRVDALLALLHRHGLLTARQGFGARRRLEGLMTGLIDLTYVHDGRWYVLDYKSNRLPGYGPAQLEEAMAHSEYDLQAVIYTLALHRWLRFRLGDAYEYARDFGGVRYMFCRGLDSSREDAKGVQAWRFMPELVDELDALFSGHTVEVAA comes from the coding sequence ATGAGCGCCGACGGCGACACCAAGCACGTGCCCGCGCGCGACCCGTACCTGGACCTCGCGCTCGACGGCGTGCACGCCATCGAGGCCTCGGCCGGCACCGGCAAGACCTTCACCCTGGCCACGCTGGTGGTGCGCCTGGTGGTGGAGCGCGGGCTGCGCGTGGGCCAGGTGCTCGCCGTCACCTTCACCGAAGCCGCCACCCAGGAGCTGCGCAGCCGCATCCGCGCGCGCCTGCTGCTGGCCGAAGCGCTGGTCGGCGCCACGCCGGCGGCAAACGCGTCGCCGGAAGCCACGCTCACCCACGCCGTGCTCGATGCCCACCTCGCGCGCGGCACCGAGTCCGCGGACGCCCTGCGCCGCCGCCTGCACGCGGCCGCCAACGACATCGACCTCGCGGCCATCTTCACCATCCACGGCTTCTGCGCGCGCGTGCTGCGCGAGCACGCGCTGGAAGTCGGCCAGGCCTTCGACGCGCCGGAGCTGCTCACCAGCGACACCCCGCTGTACGAAGCCATCGCCGCCGACCTGTGGCGCTCGCACGGCAGCACGGCCGATGCCGCCGACGACCTGCTGGCGCTGTGGCCGGGCGGCCCGCAGGCGCTGGCGGCGGATCTCGCGCCGCTGGTGCGCGAACCCCTGCTGCGCCCGGCGCTGGCCGAGTTGCCGGACGACCCCGCGCCGCGCCTGCACGCCACCGGCGAGGCGCTGGCGGCCGCCTTCCGCGCCCACGGCGACGATTTCCGCGCCGCGCTGGTGTCCGCGGTGGAAGGCAAGATCCTGCACGGCGGCAGCTACAAGCTCGACTGGATCACCGCGTTGTTCGATTCGCTGCACCACTGGTGCCACGCCGGCGAACGCGGCGCGCCGTTCGAGCACGCCAAGCTCCCGCAGCTGCACCGCGACACCCTGCTGCTGCGCACCAGCGTGAAGTACGTCGGCCACACGCCGGATTCGCCGATCTGCGATGCCGTGCCGGGCTACCTCGAGGCCCTCACCGCGGTGGCCGAGTGGAAGGACGCCCGCCGCGTCGAACTGCTGCACCGCCTGCGCGATGACGCCCGCCTGCGCGTCGCCCGCGCCAAGCAGCAGCAGCGCGTGCAGACCTACGACGACCTGATCGACCGCGTCGCCGACGCCATCGACCCCACGCATGACGACGGCCGCCAGGCCGAAGCGCTCACCGCCAAGCTGCGCGCGCAATACGCCGTGGCCCTGGTCGACGAGTTCCAGGACACCGACGCGCGCCAGTGGCGCATCTTCGACCGCGTGTTCGGCGCCGCCAGCGGTGCGCCCGCGCTGTACGTGATCGGCGATCCCAAGCAGGCGATCTACGGCTTCCGCGGTGGCGACGTCGAGACCTACCTCGCCGCGCGCGCGACCGCCGAAGAGGCGCCGCCGCTCGCGCTCAACTTCCGCTCGCGGCCCTCGGTGCTGCGGGCGGTGTCCGCGCTGTACGCACAGGCGCAGGCGGCGTCCGACGCCGACGACAAGGTCCCGCCGCCCTTCATCGACGGTCGCATCGCCTTCAAGCAGGTCGAGCCAGGCGGCGTGCGTACCGATGCCGACTTCCAGCACCACGGCGCCACCGCGCCCGCACTCACCCTGTGGCGCGCACCGCCACCCGAGGCCGACGCCAAGGGCAGGCTCAAACCCCACAGCGCCGGCCGCTCGCGCGAACTCGCCACGCAAGCCTGCGTCGCCGCCATCCACCGCGTGCTGACCGACGCGCGCGACGGCCACGCCAGCATCGAAGGCCGCCCCGTGCAGCCGGGCGACATCGCCGTGCTGGTGCGCTCGCACAACGAGGCCACGCGCATCCGCCACGCGCTGGCGATGGCCGGCATCCCCGCGGTCGCCGCCGGCAAGCAGAGCCTGTTCGCCACGCCCGAAGCGCGCGACCTGCACGCGCTGCTGCTCGCCCTGCTGCACGGCGCCGACGACGGCCGCCTGCGCATGGCGCTGTCCACGGTGCTGGTGGGCCTGGACGCCAGCGCGATCGCCGCGCTCGATGACGATGGCGAAGCCCTGCGCGACTGGCAGCTGAAGGCGCTCGCCTGGCGCGACCGCCTGCAGCGCGGCGGCCCGCTCGCGCTCGTCAACGACCTCTGCGCCGAACACGCCGGGCGCCTGCTCGGCCTGCTCGACGGCGAGCGCCGCCTCACCAACTACCTGCAGCTGGCGGAACTCTTGCAGGACGCGCAGGCGCGCGCGCTCGGCCTGCACGGCCTGGTCGACTGGCTGGCCAACGCCATTGCCGATGCCAATGCCAACGACGAGAGCCAGCTGCTGCGGCTGGAGTCCGACGCCAGGCGCGTGCAGGTGGTCACCCTGCACAAGAGCAAGGGCCTGGAGTACCCGCTGGTGTTCATGCCGTTCGCGGCCATCGGTGCGCCCACGCGCAGCCCCGGGCAGCGCGTCGTGGTGAACGGCGAAGGCGGCCGCGCGCTGCACTGGAAGCTGCTGCCGTCGCGCTCCGGCTGGGAAGACGCGGAGAAAGCCTGGCGCCTCGCGCAGCGCGCCGAAGACGCGCGCCTGCTGTACGTCGGCCTGACCCGCGCGCGCCACGCGCTGTGGCTGGCCAGCGGCATGTTCAGCAACCACGACAAGTCGCCGCTGCTGCACATGGTCGCCAAGCCCGATGCATTGGCCGCAGCGCTTGGCGCCGCGGTCGCGATCGACGACAGCACACCGCCGGCCACGCTGCCGTGGCTCGCGCCGGCATCCACCGACGCCGTACCGCCCGCGCGCATCGCAACGCGCCCACTCGCCAGCGACTGGTGGGTCTACAGCTTCACCCAGCTCGCCAACGCCGAAGGCCAAGGCGATGCGTCCGCCAGCGCCACCCAGCCCGCGCCCGGCGGCCAGGACGAGCCCGCGGCGGATGCCGATGCCGACCTTGCGTCGAGTGCCGACCCTGCCACCGAGGCCGACGTCTTCGACCCGCGCTTCGCCGGCACCCGCTTCGGCGTAGTGCTGCACGACGTGCTGGAACACACCGACTTCGCGCGCTGGGCCGCGTGGACGCCCGGCGCGCCCGCCCCAGGCGCTGACGATGCCGAGCTGATTGCCAAGCGCCTGCGCGCCGGCGGCTACCCGGCCGAGGACATTGACGACGGCATCAACGTGCTCACCCCGCTCATCGGCCACACGCTCACCGTGGTCCTGCCCGAAGGCGTGCGCCTGGCCGACGTGCCTACCGACCGGCGCCGCCCGGAGATCGAATTCCAGTTTGCGCTCGCGCCCACGCGCGTCGACGCGCTGCTCGCGCTGCTGCACCGCCACGGCCTGCTCACCGCGCGCCAGGGCTTCGGCGCGCGCCGCCGGCTGGAAGGCCTGATGACCGGCCTGATCGACCTCACCTACGTGCATGACGGCCGCTGGTACGTGCTCGACTACAAGTCCAACCGCCTGCCCGGCTACGGCCCCGCGCAGCTGGAGGAGGCGATGGCGCACAGCGAGTACGACCTGCAGGCGGTGATCTACACGCTCGCGTTGCATCGCTGGCTGCGCTTTCGCCTGGGTGATGCGTATGAGTACGCGCGGGACTTCGGCGGCGTGCGGTATATGTTTTGCCGGGGGTTGGATTCCTCTCGCGAAGACGCGAAGGGGGTGCAGGCGTGGCGGTTCATGCCGGAGCTGGTGGATGAGCTGGATGCGTTGTTTTCTGGCCACACCGTGGAGGTTGCGGCATGA
- the recD gene encoding exodeoxyribonuclease V subunit alpha encodes MRDAPPQEQAHGTRRTGLLQELVKAGALRTLDHALAQSLRRLDPDTPDSVLVAAALASLAVASGHAGFDPAEPQRLVDAAIDWPTAEAWSAALEASRWVARPSAGDAASAADAPLVYEHGLVYLRRYREYERRLADGLRRIGRAVPHTSSAAGDGDDAHVPANLAPLFAQLFPEAATSDDPQSRAAAAALRHSLLLVTGGPGTGKTTTITRMLVMLAAQALEAGAAPPRIALAAPTGRAAERMAESVRNAVQALPALGVDPALCARMPTTGTTLHRLLGTIPDSPRFRHHADNPLPFDVVVVDEASMIDLPLMAKLVEAVPDGARLVLLGDPDQLPSVEAGDVLAGILRAAEVTAPTATFPARHIHLTRGYRQSAALDLAPLAAAVREGDTATALSLLRGGELSGVHFHEGNGAPLQSHREHLLAHWASLADASDPADALARAGRLRILTAVREGPQGARGLNARIEEMLAGTRRGAGPASAASRYFHGRLLLVTENSYRHRLFNGDIGICLRDDSGTLMAWFPGDDARNPRPFHPAALPAHDSAFAMTVHKAQGSEFDEVWLVLPERFNRVLSRELVYTGMTRARRVLNVVGSADVIADALARHAGRWSALRLRLNQ; translated from the coding sequence ATGCGCGATGCGCCGCCGCAAGAGCAAGCGCATGGAACGCGCCGCACGGGCCTGCTGCAGGAACTCGTCAAAGCCGGCGCGCTGCGCACGCTCGACCACGCCCTGGCGCAGAGCCTGCGTCGGCTGGATCCGGACACGCCGGACAGCGTGCTCGTAGCGGCGGCGCTGGCCTCGCTCGCGGTGGCATCTGGCCACGCCGGCTTCGACCCGGCAGAGCCGCAGCGCCTGGTCGATGCCGCGATCGACTGGCCGACAGCGGAAGCCTGGTCCGCCGCACTCGAAGCCTCCCGCTGGGTCGCCCGCCCAAGCGCCGGCGATGCCGCATCCGCCGCCGACGCCCCGCTCGTGTACGAGCACGGCCTCGTCTACCTGCGCCGCTACCGCGAGTACGAGCGCCGCCTGGCCGACGGCCTGCGGCGCATCGGCCGCGCCGTCCCGCACACAAGCTCGGCCGCCGGGGATGGCGACGACGCGCACGTCCCTGCGAACCTCGCGCCCCTCTTCGCCCAGCTCTTCCCCGAAGCCGCCACCAGCGACGACCCGCAGTCCCGCGCCGCCGCCGCCGCGCTCCGGCACAGCCTGCTGCTGGTCACCGGCGGCCCCGGCACCGGCAAGACCACCACCATCACCCGGATGCTGGTGATGCTGGCCGCGCAGGCGCTCGAGGCCGGCGCCGCGCCGCCGCGCATCGCCCTGGCCGCGCCCACCGGCCGCGCCGCCGAACGCATGGCCGAGAGCGTGCGCAACGCCGTGCAGGCGCTGCCCGCGCTCGGCGTCGACCCCGCGCTGTGCGCACGGATGCCCACCACCGGCACCACGCTGCACCGCCTGCTCGGCACCATCCCCGACAGCCCGCGGTTCCGGCACCACGCCGACAACCCGCTGCCGTTCGACGTGGTGGTGGTGGACGAAGCCTCGATGATCGACCTGCCACTGATGGCCAAGCTGGTCGAAGCCGTGCCCGACGGTGCGCGCCTGGTCCTGCTAGGCGACCCCGACCAGCTGCCTTCGGTGGAAGCGGGCGACGTGCTCGCCGGCATCCTGCGCGCCGCCGAAGTCACCGCGCCCACCGCCACCTTCCCGGCACGCCACATCCACCTCACCCGCGGCTACCGCCAGAGCGCCGCGCTCGACCTAGCCCCGCTGGCCGCGGCTGTGCGCGAAGGCGACACCGCCACCGCGCTGTCACTGCTGCGCGGCGGAGAGCTGTCCGGCGTGCATTTCCACGAAGGCAACGGCGCTCCGCTGCAGTCGCATCGCGAGCATCTGCTGGCCCACTGGGCGTCGCTTGCCGATGCCAGCGACCCCGCCGATGCGCTCGCTCGCGCCGGACGCCTACGCATCCTCACCGCCGTGCGCGAAGGCCCCCAGGGCGCGCGCGGCCTAAACGCGCGCATCGAGGAAATGCTTGCCGGTACGCGGCGCGGCGCAGGTCCCGCATCAGCGGCCAGCCGCTACTTCCATGGCCGGCTGCTGCTGGTGACCGAGAACAGCTACCGGCATCGGCTGTTCAACGGCGACATCGGCATCTGCCTGCGCGATGACAGCGGCACGTTGATGGCGTGGTTCCCCGGCGATGACGCGCGTAACCCGCGACCGTTCCATCCCGCCGCACTGCCCGCGCATGACAGCGCGTTTGCGATGACGGTGCACAAGGCGCAGGGCTCGGAGTTCGACGAGGTGTGGCTGGTGTTGCCGGAGCGCTTCAACCGCGTGCTGTCGCGGGAGCTGGTGTACACGGGGATGACGCGGGCGCGGAGGGTGTTGAATGTGGTGGGTAGCGCGGACGTCATCGCCGATGCGTTGGCGCGGCATGCGGGGCGGTGGTCGGCGTTGCGGCTCAGATTGAACCAGTAG